The following proteins are encoded in a genomic region of Vibrio tasmaniensis:
- the gloA gene encoding lactoylglutathione lyase, with translation MKFLHTMIRVADLDKSIEFYTKVLGMKELERHENKDYRYTLVFVGYEQGGTTIELTYNWDTNEYEMGSAFGHLALGVDDIYAACDKIKSLGGNVTREAGPVKGGSTHIAFITDPDGYQIELIQLG, from the coding sequence ATGAAATTCCTACACACAATGATCCGAGTTGCTGATTTAGACAAGTCTATCGAGTTCTACACCAAAGTATTAGGCATGAAAGAACTTGAACGCCACGAAAACAAAGACTACCGCTATACATTGGTTTTTGTTGGCTACGAACAAGGCGGCACGACTATCGAGCTAACGTACAACTGGGATACTAATGAGTACGAGATGGGCAGCGCGTTTGGTCATCTGGCATTGGGTGTAGACGATATTTACGCAGCATGCGACAAGATCAAATCGCTAGGTGGCAACGTCACTCGCGAAGCGGGGCCAGTGAAAGGTGGTTCAACGCACATCGCTTTTATCACTGACCCAGACGGCTACCAAATCGAACTGATTCAACTAGGTTAA
- a CDS encoding LysR family transcriptional regulator has translation MSNDIPNFNLLAVFSAVMEQGSLSKAADQLSTNQSTISTALARLKKEIGQELFVRKGRGVAPTSYAQSLYEQIKAPINELNGVFQSMTNFDEQSSERKFVISAPEHLQWVLLNSFAALPNQNLSLEVFDQPDSDERIYEDLLTQEFDAMIDIVVPEHPSIVSETLYEGEFVIVCREDHPRIQGEISEAQFLSEKHAVLDRTRRKVRSLNHYTSLDLSKRKIVFHGRSLFSNILLCSQSDYITVVPLSMAVQFQERLGLQLFKPPFEYQPISHYLIWLKKQNNDPAHKWFREQVISTSDTMSKTLKDRRLRF, from the coding sequence ATGAGTAATGACATCCCCAACTTCAATCTACTTGCCGTGTTTTCTGCGGTGATGGAGCAGGGCAGTTTAAGCAAAGCTGCGGATCAACTCAGTACCAACCAATCGACCATCAGTACCGCGTTAGCTCGCCTAAAAAAAGAGATTGGCCAAGAGCTTTTTGTTCGTAAAGGAAGAGGTGTTGCGCCTACGTCTTATGCCCAAAGTTTGTATGAACAGATCAAAGCGCCGATCAATGAACTCAATGGCGTGTTTCAGTCGATGACCAATTTTGATGAGCAATCTTCTGAACGTAAGTTTGTGATTTCTGCGCCTGAGCACTTACAGTGGGTACTGCTCAATAGTTTTGCGGCGCTTCCCAATCAAAACTTGTCGCTAGAAGTCTTTGATCAACCAGACAGTGATGAGCGCATTTACGAAGATCTTTTGACTCAAGAGTTCGATGCCATGATCGATATCGTGGTGCCTGAACACCCAAGTATCGTCAGTGAAACACTTTATGAAGGCGAGTTTGTGATCGTGTGCAGAGAGGATCACCCTCGAATCCAAGGTGAAATCAGCGAAGCGCAATTCCTAAGTGAAAAGCATGCCGTATTAGATAGAACACGGCGTAAAGTTCGCAGTTTAAATCACTACACATCATTGGATTTATCTAAGCGTAAAATCGTGTTTCACGGGCGCTCACTGTTCAGTAATATCTTGCTATGTAGCCAATCGGATTACATCACTGTAGTGCCTTTATCTATGGCTGTGCAGTTTCAAGAAAGGCTAGGCTTGCAGCTGTTCAAGCCGCCTTTTGAATATCAGCCTATATCCCACTATTTGATTTGGCTAAAGAAGCAGAATAATGACCCTGCTCATAAATGGTTCAGAGAACAAGTCATCAGTACATCAGATACGATGTCTAAGACGCTTAAAGATAGGCGTTTGCGGTTTTAA
- a CDS encoding magnesium transporter, which yields MNFIKIVFQKIWAIVMVLIKFCLFMAVMFAGAWALAPLGTIHSKDIDMSQFNNHPNEMMMNFFQMESFSGYLFSVTIAVVLAGVYGMWQLHELGVHKAKEHKSAHVQIVFALSLCGLFISKTFWVIALVIALANWKHIGQSLSDVIRRGVQPNQDATNTETVLARDSHEKSITELSPTKQSPREQAPEKQTITKTSTAEQIPTNKEIA from the coding sequence ATGAACTTTATAAAAATCGTTTTCCAGAAAATCTGGGCCATTGTGATGGTCTTGATTAAATTCTGCCTGTTTATGGCGGTGATGTTTGCTGGTGCATGGGCTCTTGCACCGTTAGGCACTATCCATTCTAAAGACATCGACATGTCTCAATTCAACAACCATCCCAATGAAATGATGATGAACTTCTTCCAGATGGAGTCCTTCTCTGGTTACTTGTTCTCGGTGACCATTGCTGTGGTATTAGCCGGTGTTTACGGCATGTGGCAATTACATGAGCTAGGCGTGCATAAAGCAAAAGAGCACAAAAGCGCTCACGTACAAATCGTGTTTGCACTGTCACTTTGCGGGCTCTTCATCAGCAAAACATTCTGGGTTATCGCCTTGGTTATCGCGTTGGCGAACTGGAAACATATTGGTCAATCGCTGAGTGATGTGATTCGCCGTGGTGTACAACCTAACCAAGACGCCACCAATACAGAAACAGTCTTAGCCCGCGACTCACACGAGAAGTCGATAACTGAGCTATCTCCTACAAAACAGTCTCCTAGAGAACAGGCTCCGGAAAAACAAACGATAACCAAAACGTCTACAGCAGAACAAATCCCAACAAATAAAGAGATCGCATAA